The proteins below are encoded in one region of Podarcis raffonei isolate rPodRaf1 chromosome 6, rPodRaf1.pri, whole genome shotgun sequence:
- the TRIB3 gene encoding tribbles homolog 3 — MSLLAQECPLVVASQKKQRLDFDDAPETSIPEAKRPRLSLLPSPSPCLQPLASSPLPATDRESGISEIGPYILLGATEGGRCYRAVDRHTEAEYTCKVYPAKSYPEALAPYAALPAHPNIARVADVIVGDQNIYVFFQPGRDDMHNYVRRCKRLPEPEAAVLFRQMAEAVAHCHQHGVVLRDLKLRKFVFADRERSKLLLENLEDSCLLKGPDDSLEDKRGCPAYVGPEILSSKESYSGKAADIWSLGVVLYTLLVGCYPFQDTKPLSLFGKIRRGRFAVPEDLSPKARCLVRCLLRKDPSERLTASGILLHPWLAPGSASEGSWSGPSRDQGLEQVVPDVGGLGEVKAKEEEEGGLYS, encoded by the exons ATGAGTCTGCTTGCACAGGAGTGCCCTCTGGTCGTTGCATCACAGAAGAAGCAGCGGCTGGACTTTGATGATGCACCTGAGACCAGCATCCCAGAAGCCAAGCGCCCGCGTCTCAGCCTGCTGCCAAGCCCAAGCCCCTGCCTCCAACCCCTTGCCTCCAGCCCCCTTCCTGCCACAGACCGGGAGTCGGGGATATCCGAGATTGGCCCATATATCCTCCTCGGGGCCACCGAAGGCGGTCGCTGCTACAGGGCTGTGGACAGACACACAGAGGCAGAATACACCTGCAAG GTCTATCCAGCCAAGAGCTACCCAGAGGCGCTGGCCCCTTACGCCGCCCTTCCAGCGCATCCCAACATCGCCCGTGTGGCGGATGTGATAGTCGGGGACCAGAACATTTACGTCTTCTTCCAGCCCGGGAGGGATGACATGCATAACTATGTGCGGCGGTGCAAGCGCCTTCCTGAGCCCGAGGCTGCTGTCCTCTTCCGTCAGATGGCCGAAGCGGTCGCCCACTGCCACCAGCATGGCGTGGTCCTCCGGGACCTCAAACTGCGGAAATTCGTGTTTGCTGACCGAGAAAG ATCCAAACTGCTGCTGGAGAATCTGGAGGACTCGTGTTTGCTGAAAGGTCCCGACGACTCCTTGGAGGACAAGCGCGGCTGCCCGGCCTACGTGGGTCCCGAGATCCTCAGCTCCAAGGAGTCCTACTCTGGCAAGGCTGCTGACATCTGGAGCCTGGGCGTGGTGCTCTATACCCTCCTCGTGGGGTGCTACCCCTTCCAAGACACCAAGCCCCTGTCGCTCTTCGGCAAGATCCGCCGCGGGCGCTTTGCCGTCCCCGAGGACCTCTCTCCCAAAGCCCGCTGCCTCGTCCGCTGCCTCCTGCGAAAGGACCCATCTGAGAGGCTGACGGCCAGCGGGATACTCTTGCACCCATGGCTGGCTCCTGGCAGCGCCTCTGAGGGCTCGTGGAGCGGCCCCTCCAGAGATCAGGGGCTGGAGCAGGTGGTCCCAGACGTGGGGGGCTTGGGGGAGGTCAAggccaaagaggaagaggagggaggcctGTACAGCTGA